TTCCACCACCACGGTTTTACCCACGATATTCTGCGGCATAAAAAAACCGTAATCGGTGAATTTCACCATTACCGCCTCACCGTTGCTGCGCTCCAGTTTCATGAAACAGCCTTTCTTTTTGCATACTTCCACCACTTTCCCTTCAATTTTACCATTGTAGGAAGTGGATTCGCCGATCTGCTTTTCGAGGTCCGACAACGCTACAGCGCCCTGAGCGTCAATGCTTTTGCCGTATGTAACGCCGGGAGCCGCGGAAGCGACCTTATCCTGGGCCTGCGCTCCGCCGCCAGCCAGCAGGGCCGCAGCAAACAAGAAGAATATTTTTCTCAT
Above is a genomic segment from Chitinophaga pollutisoli containing:
- a CDS encoding DUF4920 domain-containing protein — protein: MRKIFFLFAAALLAGGGAQAQDKVASAAPGVTYGKSIDAQGAVALSDLEKQIGESTSYNGKIEGKVVEVCKKKGCFMKLERSNGEAVMVKFTDYGFFMPQNIVGKTVVVEGTANVTETSVERLRHYAEDAGKSKEEIEKIKTPKKDIVIVADGVVVVK